From Deltaproteobacteria bacterium, the proteins below share one genomic window:
- a CDS encoding peroxiredoxin, whose product MSIKLGETAPNFKAETTEGPIDFYEWMGNNWAILFSHPKDYTPVCTTELGYVAKIKPEFEKRNVKVIGLSVDGLSDHKGWINDINETQNTRVNFPIIADKEKKIAEVYGMIHPQALDNLTVRSVFVIGPDKKVKLTLTYPASTGRNFDEILRVVDSLQLTAKYSVATPVNWKQGEDCIIVPSVKNEEIPAKFPKGHKVIKPYLRTTPQPDR is encoded by the coding sequence ATGAGCATCAAACTGGGCGAAACCGCCCCCAACTTCAAGGCTGAAACAACGGAAGGCCCGATCGATTTTTACGAATGGATGGGGAATAACTGGGCGATCCTGTTTTCCCATCCGAAGGACTACACTCCGGTCTGTACGACGGAACTGGGTTACGTCGCAAAAATCAAGCCGGAATTCGAAAAACGGAACGTCAAGGTGATCGGCTTGAGCGTTGATGGCCTTAGCGACCACAAGGGATGGATCAACGATATTAATGAGACGCAAAATACCAGAGTCAATTTCCCTATCATCGCCGACAAGGAAAAGAAAATTGCCGAGGTTTATGGGATGATCCATCCGCAGGCGTTGGACAACCTGACCGTTCGTTCTGTTTTTGTGATTGGTCCGGACAAAAAAGTGAAGCTCACCCTCACCTACCCCGCCTCGACCGGACGGAATTTCGACGAAATCCTTCGAGTCGTCGATTCGCTCCAACTGACGGCCAAATACAGCGTCGCCACCCCCGTCAACTGGAAGCAGGGGGAGGATTGTATCATCGTGCCGTCGGTGAAAAACGAGGAGATCCCGGCAAAATTCCCCAAGGGGCACAAGGTGATCAAGCCTTATTTAAGGACCACCCCCCAGCCCGACAGGTAA
- a CDS encoding PaaI family thioesterase: protein MASKTQVYQQFVKLFESAPIKKITGMTLSYNEEGRAVFVMPRNPDFDHALHDTHGGLIATLIDNAGWFTAAAHYEKWVVTTDLNIRLLEAVKQTDLTATGRLLRAGKNFSVAEMEVQSKDGRLVAVGSGSFMVTSKAIEV, encoded by the coding sequence GTGGCTTCCAAAACGCAAGTCTACCAACAATTCGTCAAACTCTTTGAATCGGCGCCGATCAAGAAGATAACCGGCATGACGCTCTCTTACAATGAAGAGGGTCGGGCTGTTTTTGTCATGCCGCGCAACCCGGATTTCGACCACGCCCTGCATGATACCCACGGAGGACTGATTGCCACCCTTATTGATAACGCGGGCTGGTTTACCGCCGCCGCTCATTATGAAAAGTGGGTGGTTACAACGGATTTGAACATCCGTCTTTTGGAAGCGGTCAAACAAACCGATTTGACGGCAACGGGCCGCCTTCTGCGCGCCGGGAAAAATTTTTCAGTGGCTGAAATGGAAGTTCAATCAAAAGACGGACGGCTGGTTGCGGTCGGTTCGGGCAGTTTCATGGTGACTTCAAAAGCCATTGAAGTGTGA
- a CDS encoding amino acid permease, giving the protein MTPSLARHLGFWALVTYGIGDILGAGIYALVGKVVAVAYDAGWISFVFAAFLAVVTGLSYAELSARFPVAAGAAAFIKRAFKNRLIATLSGVLVLGTGLSSAATVTTAFSGYLAQIIPFPPFISRILFVLALSFLSFWGIRESSRVNIVLTAIEVSGLLAVIAAGVGLITGESIAPFFANSFRGDIAPVLSGATIAFFAYIGFEDLCNLAEEAKNPSRDLPRAVLAAIAVTSVIYFAVTVILQITVPHASIASSDVPLLLILEKAGYTWVGDWFALVAMLAIANTGLANLIMASRLLYGMAQEGLVHPVAGRVHAVRQTPWVGILFTAAVTLTLVLTGGLKTLAQTTSLLIVVVFLLVHASLIRVKLQKEPYAGFKIPLFFPFLGSILCLVLLVRYPLEAYLRSWVILLAGFAVWFLGKRRLFNP; this is encoded by the coding sequence ATGACTCCCTCACTTGCCCGCCATCTGGGGTTTTGGGCGCTGGTTACCTACGGCATCGGGGACATTCTGGGGGCGGGTATCTACGCCCTGGTGGGAAAGGTCGTCGCCGTGGCGTACGATGCGGGATGGATTTCTTTTGTCTTTGCCGCCTTTCTGGCGGTGGTGACCGGACTGAGCTACGCCGAACTATCCGCCCGTTTTCCGGTGGCGGCGGGGGCGGCCGCCTTTATCAAGCGTGCGTTCAAAAACAGGTTGATCGCCACCCTTTCCGGCGTCCTGGTTCTTGGCACCGGCCTTTCCTCCGCCGCAACGGTGACAACGGCCTTCAGCGGTTATTTGGCACAGATCATCCCCTTCCCTCCTTTTATCAGCCGGATTCTCTTTGTGCTGGCGCTTTCCTTTTTAAGTTTTTGGGGAATCAGGGAGTCATCCCGCGTCAATATCGTCCTCACGGCCATCGAGGTTTCGGGGCTTCTGGCCGTGATTGCGGCAGGCGTCGGGCTGATCACGGGAGAAAGCATCGCCCCTTTTTTTGCAAATTCCTTCAGGGGCGATATCGCCCCCGTTCTGTCGGGCGCGACAATCGCCTTTTTCGCCTACATCGGCTTTGAAGATTTGTGCAATCTGGCCGAGGAGGCCAAAAATCCCTCGCGTGATCTCCCCCGGGCCGTTCTTGCGGCCATTGCCGTGACATCGGTCATTTATTTCGCAGTAACGGTCATTCTTCAGATAACCGTCCCGCACGCGTCTATCGCCTCCTCCGACGTCCCTCTCCTTCTTATTTTGGAAAAAGCGGGTTACACCTGGGTTGGCGACTGGTTCGCCCTGGTCGCCATGCTGGCCATTGCCAACACGGGGCTGGCCAATCTCATTATGGCCTCGCGCCTTTTGTACGGCATGGCCCAGGAGGGGCTTGTGCATCCCGTAGCAGGAAGGGTTCACGCCGTCCGTCAAACGCCGTGGGTGGGAATTCTTTTTACCGCCGCAGTCACCCTGACCCTCGTTTTAACGGGGGGGCTCAAAACCCTTGCCCAAACCACCAGTCTTTTGATTGTTGTTGTGTTCCTTTTGGTGCATGCAAGCCTCATCCGGGTGAAATTGCAAAAAGAGCCCTATGCGGGATTCAAGATTCCCCTCTTCTTCCCTTTTTTGGGTTCCATTCTCTGCCTTGTTCTTCTTGTCCGCTATCCCCTCGAAGCCTACTTGAGGAGCTGGGTCATCCTCCTGGCCGGTTTTGCCGTCTGGTTTTTGGGGAAAAGGCGGCTCTTTAACCCGTGA
- a CDS encoding DoxX family membrane protein, which yields MKCLKYDTRKFFLCGMRLFFGVWLFCVGLAKWIFMGPGTFVGFITADFDKTWSPHGLNVLLAWLIIIAEPVLALLILSGKKPRIVWALTSLLMFLLTIGQTILMKPDVIANWQYLVLTLVCAALSDPDSLKGRAPR from the coding sequence ATGAAATGCTTAAAATACGACACCCGGAAATTCTTTTTGTGCGGAATGCGGCTCTTTTTCGGGGTGTGGTTATTCTGCGTTGGTCTTGCGAAATGGATCTTCATGGGGCCCGGCACGTTTGTCGGTTTTATCACGGCTGATTTCGATAAAACCTGGTCGCCCCACGGTTTGAATGTTCTACTCGCCTGGCTGATCATTATCGCGGAGCCGGTTTTGGCCCTCCTCATTCTCTCCGGCAAGAAACCCCGCATCGTCTGGGCGCTGACTTCGTTGCTGATGTTCCTGCTGACCATCGGCCAGACCATCCTGATGAAGCCCGACGTGATTGCCAATTGGCAGTACCTGGTGCTGACGCTGGTATGCGCCGCTCTAAGTGATCCGGATTCTCTAAAAGGTCGGGCTCCCCGTTAA
- a CDS encoding pirin family protein — protein MITIRKREERGHFNHGWLETSHTFSFADYYDPAQMGFRTLRVINEDRVQPGKGFGTHSHQDMEIITYVLEGAVEHKDSMGNVGVIKPGDVQRMSAGTGVTHSEYNPSQKELLHLLQIWILPEKKGLKPGYEQKTFSPEEKRGKLCLVASRDGRNGSVTIHQDVDLFCSLLEKGQTLDWSVPTGRHGWVQVIRGEMKINGQSLREGDGAAISDEKSLKMTASQASEFLLFDLG, from the coding sequence ATGATTACAATTCGCAAAAGAGAGGAAAGGGGCCATTTCAACCATGGTTGGTTGGAGACCTCTCACACCTTTTCGTTTGCCGACTACTACGACCCCGCGCAGATGGGTTTTCGCACCCTGCGGGTCATCAATGAAGACCGCGTCCAGCCCGGAAAGGGTTTTGGCACCCACTCTCACCAAGACATGGAGATTATCACGTATGTCCTGGAGGGGGCTGTGGAACATAAGGACAGCATGGGGAATGTGGGGGTGATTAAGCCCGGCGATGTCCAACGGATGAGTGCGGGGACCGGCGTTACGCACAGCGAATATAATCCTTCCCAAAAAGAACTGCTTCATCTTCTTCAGATCTGGATTCTTCCCGAAAAAAAAGGACTGAAACCAGGCTATGAACAAAAGACATTTTCCCCGGAGGAAAAACGGGGAAAACTCTGTCTGGTTGCCTCGCGGGATGGAAGAAATGGATCGGTGACGATTCACCAGGACGTTGATCTTTTCTGTTCCCTGCTGGAGAAGGGTCAAACCCTTGATTGGTCTGTTCCCACCGGACGTCATGGGTGGGTTCAGGTGATTCGGGGGGAAATGAAAATAAACGGCCAATCCCTTCGGGAGGGGGACGGGGCGGCAATCAGCGACGAAAAAAGCCTCAAGATGACGGCCAGCCAAGCCTCGGAATTTCTGCTTTTTGATCTCGGGTGA
- a CDS encoding GIY-YIG nuclease family protein has protein sequence MAKKKAPSPSKREKSWFLYILECCDGTFYTGITNDIQKRFEAHNRGRGARYLENPGHSERRIPASAPRYRPR, from the coding sequence ATGGCCAAAAAAAAGGCCCCCTCCCCTTCCAAAAGGGAGAAATCCTGGTTTCTCTACATTCTGGAATGTTGCGACGGAACCTTTTACACCGGGATCACCAACGATATTCAAAAACGCTTTGAGGCGCACAACAGGGGGCGCGGCGCGCGCTATTTAGAGAATCCGGGTCACTCAGAGCGGCGCATACCAGCGTCAGCACCCCGATATCGCCCCCGT